Part of the Juglans regia cultivar Chandler chromosome 14, Walnut 2.0, whole genome shotgun sequence genome, CAGTTGGAACTCTTTCTAGAGAGCTTGAATATGTGAAGAGAATTTTTTGTGATAGCAAGGACATGAGGGGAAGACGACTTCATGAAATTGCTGACCAGATGCTGGCAAGCTTGGCAAATAAGTCTGACCTTCAGGAGGTCTACAGTCATATCATGTCTTTTCTTACTGGTAAGTTCTTTATATTCCGTAACAAGAAAATGTGTTGCTTTCTTCCCTGACGATCGTTgcctatttcatttataaactGTAAAACACGACATAATTTGGGATAACTGTTCCTTTTTTACTATAGGCTGAAGCCATGCTTCTTATCCACAATTAAGTTCCCTAGGAAATGATTTGAAGTAACTTAAAATATTTGCAGGATTGCAGTAAAAGATAGATACACAACTCTTTTTACAATGCTTTACacaaacatatttcaaaataaagatattttttctaaaataaggatacttttataagttgttttacaaaaatactcttcaatTAAAACAGGGTtgtgaaaaaaattgtgtttatcattttcctttttgagtTCAATCTATTCCGAAGCCCTCTCTTGAGTATCTCTGGGGCAAATATTAAACCTTGTGAATTCATTCTTTTATACGAGACAATATGTTGCTGAACAAATAAAACTGAGTTGCAGATTGGGGGAATGAGAAGACTGTCAATTTGATCTGCTTTctgtagtttttgttttcaaattgtGATGCATCAGAGTTTTGCTTGCTTATGAGAGTGTGGCTCTTAACATTTGATTTCTGTGTTTTAGAAACCGGTTAACATTTGTTTATTGAATATGCAACCGATCAACATGGTGGCTTCGAAGTGCAACATTTGTTTCATGTATAATACGGCGTTATATTGAATTTTTAAGCGGAACCACAAGGTTGAAATTTACATCCTTCATTATTAATGCAGACGCTAATTCGCCCAAGTTAGGCAAGACATCAATCTCAAATGGGAAGGACCAAGGTAAAGAAGGCAATGGGATGGCTGGGACTAGCAAGGATTCCACTTGGCTAAAATCCATCTATTCTGAGAAGGGCCCTAGGTTGGAAACAACAGCTAGTATACTTCCTAGCTTCAGATATGACCGGAATGATAAACTCACTTTGGAGTCAGAGTTGCAGACAAGTGTTCAGAAGGAACCTCTATTTGATGAATTAGAGAGTATTGTGAAAATCAAACAAGCAGAAGCTAAAATGTTCAAAGAACGTGCCGAAATTGCACGAAGAGAAGCAGAGGGGCTGAAACGCATTGCCATTgcaaagaatgaaaaaattgaagaggagTATGCAAGTCGAATTGCAAAGTTGCGTTTGGCTGAGGCCGAAGAAATGCGCAAACAAAAATCCGAAGAACTCAAGGCCCTAGAGAGACAACATCAAGAATACTTCAATATGAAAATGAGGATGGAAGCAGATATTAAAGATCTGTTACTGAAAATGGAAGCCACCAAGCGAAACCTTTCCTCGTGATTAGCTGATCAACAGATTTTTCTCTATTGAATTCTCTCACCTTCTTAGGTAATTGTACCCTTAGTTTCAAAATTTCTACCCACTGTAGTTCATTATTAGTAGGTGTATCTTCTGTTTTAGGTtctgttaaattttattttcctgttTGAGCTTCTAACCAGAATCTGTACAGAAACTGCAACATCTCTGTGTTATAAAAGGTTCCCATTTAGGGTAGCAATGATAGTTACAGAGCTTTTATTTCCAGAAGAAATTTACTGTAGTGGTTGGGATATTATGCGTTGGCTGGCGGCACTAAAGGTGATTGAACTTTTGTTGAGATGTTGGATGCACCCAGTACATTTatgagttttcttttatttcaagaaaacaaGGGACGATGTGGTCCGAACAAAATCCTGTTACtggaaaaataatgataataatatagGTACTGGcgctgttttttttctttttctctctcttttctttcttttacgtGTGCTGTAAAGATTACAAAGAAAATAGTCCCCTTCAGCCACTTTGACAATCAATATCAGGAATAAACAGGGatgttttttagaaaaatcagtGTAGGTGCGAGTTGCCAAGTAATGGGCTGAATCGATTCTACTTCTAGAGGAAAGAAATAATCTTTTGATCGATGCTAGGGAACGATGGTAAGCAGATTATTAAAGCAGCTTAGAGAGAAATTAATTCCCATTTCGAATATTACAGAACAACTACTGAATCTagtcctcttcttcttcttcatccaaGTCAGAGTCATCACTGGCATTTTCACTTTCAGAGTCGCTCAACACATACATTTTCTTTGCGCGGTTTACCCTCTGAGGTCTTGATCTTGCTAGAGCAACCTTAACTATTTCTTTGGTACTGCCAGAAGTAGATTCAGAACCAGAGTTTTCTTCAGGTTCAGTTGATTCATTTGCCACGCCAACCCTGCCCAACACAGAACCACTTTTCTTATTGAATATGGTGAGTGATGCCCTCATCTTTCTCACTTTCTTTTCTGGTGAGATCCCTGAATTTTCAACAGGCTTTAACATGTCAGTCAAAAGTTTCTGGCCCAACGTCTGAGGCTGCCGTCTGTTGGCTGCACCTCTCTTCTTTGCTGCTGCAGAGGGCTTAGCAGCCTTCGCATTTCCAGCCGGTtttctcccttctttttttcctattgCTGGGGCATCTACAACTTGTAGTTGAAAGTCTTCATCCACCACCTCattcccatcatcatcatcatcatctgaaaatatctCTGTAATAGTTGCCAAGGGCTTCTTCTGCGCAGCAGTCCTCTTGCTAGGCTCTTTCTTCCTGGCTGGGACTTTGAAAACTTCAGTCTCTATGGCTGTGggtataataaaaacaaaaagagagagctAAGTCAAAAATAGtcaaagaggaaaaaaactttGACAATTAAATAACAATGTAAATAATCGTAATCAACCCAAATATACGCATATAGTGTTTACCAGCTGATTGCTCAGGAGATGATTCAAGGTTACAGGCAGCAAGTCGTTCTTTAAGCTCAAGCACTTATTCATCATCGTCATCACCTCGTTCAAGACTAAAGTAGGCCTTCCCTGCTGATAAGAAAACGTAATAGCAGCATGAGTTCTAGAAGGATCCTTCACAGGGGAAGAAAACGTAATGGGAACAGAACAAACCTTGGCAGGAGCTTTCTCTGGTAAAGCAGGCATTTAAGCAAAAAATCTAAACAGAAACTTACGTATAAAAAGAGTGTTCCAGGCCTACCTGTTTCCATTGCAGATATAGATGATGTTGAGATGGTTTCTGTGACTGATTCTGCGttagttgtttttttcttattctcctTGCGTGGGTTCTTGGGTGCATGTCTACGAGCCTTACTTTGCTTTGCTTCTCAATTTCTTTCTAAGTTCCTCTGACTGAGCATCACTTTTTTCTAGGTCCTGAATCACACAAAACAAATCAGtcaagaaatattaaataaagaagCATTATTcagaattataattttttttttcatacgtCGAGTTGCTTCTCTAGAGCATCCAGATCTTTCATCAAAAAAGACTTTGGAGTTTCCTTCCTCAAATCTTCAACCTCCTTATTAAGCCTATCCCTGTCAGCACATAGCTCCTGAACCTTATCGATGGTCAAGGTTCCAATTGCCATGGCCAGTAGATACTCGTAATCACTGATCTGTTCCCCACTCTTGCTAACAGCAAGGGAGTTCTCTTCTGTTTCTTCCGTGTCATCGATTGCACCAGCAACCTCGGGCTCAACAGATTTAGTTTTCTTGGGAAAAGGAGCGAAACCTTTTCTTTGCAGCTCAACAAACAGTTAAGCTCTCTTCCTGTTGCTCACAACTATCTCTCCATTCACAACCGCAAAGATAAACCTAACCTTGTTTTCCAACTTCAATAATTCCATTTCACGTTTCTCCAATAGAAGTTTCTGCatgcatttatataattttgttagtaGCTGTTCCCCATGAAGAAGCATCTGTAACATTTGGTATTCTTTCCTATGAACACAAGTGCGCTCACCTTTCTTTTCTCGTAAAACACAAGTCTTAGTTGAAAAAATTCTTCCAGAACTGGggaagaaaaaaacattttcagTATGTTCTCGCTGAAATATAATGCTGAATCAAAATAAAAGTACTTGATATTTTCTCTAGAAAGGTGTCATACTTCTTTATCACGCCTTTGGAGTCAAACAGGTGCATGTTTACTTGTGCTAATTGTGGTGGTTAGTTTAAATTTCTTCAGCAAACCCTCTCGCTTGGCCCTAATAAAGTTATCTTCAGTCAAGAAGACGTCAATTTCTACTGTTACATCATCACAATTCATGTCAAAATCCTGCAGCCAGCATGATTTTTCTTCAGAAACTGGATAAAAACCTGAGACACACGTTCTGgtgtataatataattttgaaggACTTGGGGAAAGTTACCTCAAATTAAAGGATCCTTGCATTCCCTATTACTTGAAGAATTCTTTGTAATCCCGAGTCCACCTACGAACTGGCAGCTCCCTTATCTTGAGTGTTGTCCATTCACTTCCTCAATAATTCCACTAACAGTGTAACTATTCCCAGCTTCCTTTGCAGTTTTCCCAATGATTCCTTTAAACCATCTATACCATGGATCCATAGGCTTCATGGTATCACCTGAGGAATTGTCCcgattgttattttttttaaagaaaatattttttaataaatttataattttattttatttttaaaaatgactgaagtgatttaaaaaatagttgaaaaaaaatacacaaaattaaaaagtataaaatgcAATTATCGGTGGGCAGTGTCGGAACACCGTCGGTGGCCCTAGCACTGCCCATAACGATGACTTAACACAGTACCAACCGGACACAATAATAGGAAGTttcaatcttattttaaaagaaaaaaagagtccACGCGAACAGGGCAGTGTGGCACAATTGACAACTTGATTCCTAAACCAAATGGCCCGACACGTGTATTTAGATCTGGTAATGTTGGTCTTCCGAGATTACATATCTGATCCATGAATGATCCCACGAAAGCTCCATAGACGCCCATGATAATCCATCGCTTCACTCAATcatagtaattaataaatattagagCCCTAAATCCAGCATCCAACAAATTTGCCGATTAAAGTAAGTAAATTGGGATCCTCTACGGTTCAGGTCAAAGCCACTCCTACTCAATGACCGAAGTTGGGCCCACATTCGAGTTccagtcctttttttttctgggaGGGAGGGAGCTTCTGAGAGAATGATGAGGCCACTCTTATGCTAAATCCAAACCCATATAAAAGATAAAGGGCCAACACTGGGGCCCATTGGCACATGCAGTCCGTTAGCTTTCCGTGACATGATTGTATggtccaattaattaatttacttaCATCACTTGCATGAAATCATGTCATGTGCCATTCTTTATTTACCAAATTAGTGACATCTTTAGTGCACATGGGATTCATTTTGTTTCCTCGATAAAATGCCCTTAAAACTTTTGTTCATTAGCTACAAATGCAAGAACCAACATTCAtttcatcaaataaaatatgggaATAGATGACAAAATAGGCTTAAGATAAAGATGAGATAGGGCCCGTACTTTTGTTTATGCTAAGAGAGAGATCTTGATAGACAAAATCTAGcgtttatcttttttattttgtctcaaaaaataaagtagactatataatttataataaataatataaatatagattcGTTTTATTTAGGGGAAAAAACGAGAGGCAATAAtaaagagggaagaaaaataatactgtTTAGTATTTAATATAGAAAAGGAAACATAAAACGAAACACACAGTGGTGTCAGGTCAGGTGTGGCGAGTTGAGTCGGCGCAACAGTTAAAGAGGGACATGTGCGTGGTCTCAGAAAATGATCAGGACCACCACGCGGGTTAGAGGGGACAGCTGCACGTGGGTCgcattccttttatttatttattggccACTCTAACTGCAGTTTGTCAGATCTCGTAATATCCTGTTTTGTAACATCCGACGGTGACGAAACTGTACAACAATAGTTAATTTAGGATAGGTTTTGCAAGCGAGATTACACATAAAATTcctattttatcttattattataaatttttatataaaatataataaaaaatttaattttttaaaatttaataatattaataataatattaaaaaataatatttgaaattttcatctaaaattaaaaattgaaaccGTGCGCTGTGCTATCTATCTACGCACATTATTGGCAGTTTAAAGGCATCACCTAAGACTGCCAATGTCATTGTTGCAATATTACCAACCATCCTatttaataataacaacaataatttccaaaaattttaagtCCTCTCTTGTAATTTAGTACCCTGCATTACAGTTTACACCATTTAAATATCcaataatttttgtgttttagaatgataattaaaaacatgacaACGACATTTCTCTTATTTCATGATCtcggttaaaaaaaaatatatatccttaaaattgtactttttgaaagtttgaaacagTCCCCAATAAAAAAGGAGTTCAtaccaaaacataatccatattaTCACTGTTaaagatttgaattttgttAGGGAAAAGCAAACGTGTCCGTCGGTCCAAACCTAACAACTGTCCTCCAGCACCCCTCCACTCATTAACTGAATTGAAGACAGAGCAAAATTAGCATAGCATCATCAGCATTAATTATGGAGAAAAACTCGGCCTTGATAGTCTGGGATGAGCCAGACGTAACCCACCTGGTACGCTTCATTAACCGGTGTGGCCTTTCAACGAGATTTCAGCTGAGCTAGCCCCTGTAACCTTCTGCTTCCTCATTTCCCACTTTTTTCCCATTTCCAATATAAATACTAGGCCGGCATCCCATCTCACTTACACCAAGTCCATTAcaactctctcactctctctcttttcccagtGCCTTGCCATGGAAGTGAAAATTACACTTTTGCTTGCTGCTTCCTTCTTGTTGCTTACTGGTCCTGCTTTTGCTGCTACATTTTTGGAAGGTAATGCTTTACATCTAACCCCCATTTTGGCTTTGAATATGATTTGTGCTTTGAGCTGGTTCTTTGTGCTTCTGATTTTGCTTTGAAATTTTCCTGTGGTGGTTTTGGTACACTGAAGTTTATCCGCTTCTTTTagtccctccctccctccctccctctctgttCTCTTCTCCATTTGGCTTAGTTCAGGAGTTCATGGTATCCTGATCTGTTTTGGATCTTCACTTTTAggtctccctctttctctcctctcctACACATACTTGCTGGTATGGTACACACAGACAGTTGTTAAAAGATTTTCccttttgctctctctctctcagagacTTGGATGAGCTTTTGGGAAAATGCTTCAACAAATATATGTGCGTCTGAGAGAGAGGCAATTTTGATCTCTTTATACTTTCAACCCTTTCTCATTTCCTGATGCTCTGCAATGTTTCTACAGGATACCTCGACAATGGAAACTTCGAAGAAGAACCAAAACCAACTGACATAAAGAAAACAGTACTCAAAGGAAAATATGCACTGCCCAAATGGCAACTTAATGGCTTTGTGGAGTACATCTCTGGCGGTCCACAGCCTGGTGGCATGTACTTCGCTGTGGCTCACGGTGTTCATGCTGTAAGGCTTGGCAATGAGGCCTCAATCTCTCAGACCATAAAGGTTAAACCAGGTGCCCTGTATGCTCTAACATTTGGGGCATCAAGAACATGCGCACAAGATGAGGTTTTGCGGGTCTTAGTGCCTCCTCAGAAAGGAGACCTTCCTTTGCAGACACTCTACAGTAGTAACGGAGGAGACACCTATGCTTTTGGATTCATTGCCACTTCTAATGTTGTTACTGTGACATTTCACAACCCTGGGATTCAAGAGGACCCTGCTTGTGGACCACTCTTGGATGCAGTCGCTATCAAAGAGCTCTTCCCTCCAAGGCCCACGAGAGGTAATCATCATTCTATTCTATTTCcgaagaaaatatttatgttgTTAACTTCGCTGGTGATATGTACTTCACCTCTGTTAACTTCGGTTTGTTACGGTTCTCACTATTGCATCCAAACCTTTCTGCACTACAACTTATTCTAGAAATCCATCTTCGGAACTCTTCTGCTATTGTATTTACATTGTCAAGTTGGAGTGCTAGATGCGTAGATCTGTGATATGGGATATTGCCATTCTGCACCCCTAATGTGCTTTGGTCTCTCGTTTTTGCCATTCTGTTTGCTTCTTCAACTCCAAGCAGTGCGTTGGTTGTACCCAAGTTGGTACCTTAAACAGTCTCAAGGGAATAGCCTAGATAAAAACAGTACAATCACTCAGATCTGAACTTGCACTCCCTGCCCTGAGTCTTatggcaggtttggtaaccaaaataaaacataaaattctcatatcatcttatcattacacattttttaaatctctatacaaaatataataaacaattcaattttttcaaatctcaatacatttttttcaaatcttaaaacaataataatattaaaacataatattttaaacttcaaaataaaacacaaaattctcttctcactcccaaacctgcccttactCTGTTTTATTTAACTGTTTGTTTCCTCGTTGGCTCTGCCAATGTATCTGTGCAGCTTATAGCTAAATTACTGCCTTAATGTCATATTGATCCTAGTCAAACAGAAGAGATATCACCCTAAACCGAATTCCATTCTTTGCCACGAACTTCTCCTCTTCTGTAATTGTACTATCAcatgatatttttgtttgtttctctaaATCTATGAACAACTTGGGTGGTTTTCATCGATACCTGCCAATGATTTCTTGCAGATAACTTGGTCAAGAATCCAGGCTTTGAGGAGGGTCCCTATCATTTAGTAAACTCTTCCCATGGAGTTCTCCTTCCTCCAAGACAGGAAGACCTCACATCCCCGCTTCCTGGTTGGATCATTGAGTCCCTTAAAGCTGTGAAGTTCATAGACTCGAAGCATTTCAATGTCCCTTCTGGACTTGCCGCAATTGAACTTGTTGCAGGGAGAGAAAGTGCCATTGCCCAAATTCTCAGAACAGTTCCCAACAAATTCTATAACCTTACATTCGCTGTTGGAGATGCAAAGAATGGTTGCCATGGATCAATGATGATTGAAGCATTTGCTGCTAAAGATACCTTGAAAGCCCCCTTCAAATCAGAAGGCAAGGGCAGGTTCAAGACTGCCAGTTTCAAGTTCAAAGCGCTGTCAACCAGGACCAGAATTACATTCTTCAGCTCCTTCTATCATACTAGGAGCGATGACTTTGGATCTCTTTGCGGTCCTGTTCTTGATCAAGTCCGGGTTGTCCCCGTAGCTCATATGTGATTTCTATCATCTACTGCTTCATAATTTTGTGATAGAGATTTCGTAATGGTTAATAGATACTGTCTTTTGTGAATTTGACCGTTGATTAGGCTCATGTTATACTTCAAATAGTTATCTAAACTGGCTAGAGTCCTCTATTTTATGGAGGTATTATTCTGACTTCCTGTGGTGTCAGATGAGAAAGCTATGCCATTTTTCTATGCTGGGAAAATGCAGTGGGAAAATCTTGTGTAACCATGCCTTATGCGGGCATGGgaaatgaataatttttcagAGTAAACATGTGTCAAGGTTTTCAAAAGATTCCTGACGTATTTTCATAGCTTATATTTAAAGTGTCGATAGAAAGCATTTCTTACAATTAGGGGTGAGGACAACTTGGTCGGAGTCCTTAAATCCGACACCAACTCCAACTTGTGTAGACTCCGATCTGATTCGACTCCGAAGTTGGATTTGGGCTTCTTCgtttttagtttcatatttaacctttaaaaaaaaaaaattgtgagcttttaaattttaattttttaaaaaaattaaaaattaaaaaaaaaattagtcattCACTactaatttacttctatactaatatttaacttatttttataagttattttattatattatactagtatctagcttatttataacttatttataatgtctaattacatattattatactttagtaaattgaTATTATgcattattaacttattatactagacttattagttatttttatactagtgtctaatttatttctatacaagacttatagtatagtgtctaattacatgttagtatactaatgtctaacttatttctaacttaattatatactagatattttagtatctaattacatgttattatactttagtaaattagtatatgtgatattaacttattatattagacttatttaaatactagtgtctaacttatttctatatttgattatatatggctttaatactatgatgtttaaatatattaaattatcattagtctatttatattatagtatatttatatttttttattataattagctcatattaatatattattgaatttagttttagttatattactatactagtatatataataaatatatatttttataatatatgtacacTATCGAAGTCTAAGTACAAAGTTAGAGTCAGCCCAACGACACCTCCGACTccgatgaaaaattaaaaaagaaatccaactcCAACTCTATTTTGTCGAAATCATAGCAAAGCCGGAACCAGAGTCGGAGTGAAGCTGAATTTGGAATCGAATTTTCGAATTTTTTATCAGCCCTACTTACAATGACATTTTTCTTGTGGACATGCATTTAACATGCCATCCCGGTTCATCCCAACAGCAACGGATGAGTCCGTGTGAGGACATTTTTAAACTATTAATGGCTACAGCAATCTATGTTTAAGTATTAAAAGCTTTGCAGAAAAACACATGAATCTAAATAAAGTAGGTGTTACATTAAGAACATTTGGCTAGCATGTTCTATTCGATAAGGGTAGAACCCAACccggtatttaaaaaaaaaaaaaaaaagactttaaagTTATTTCCAAATGGTATGATGAACTTACCCGTACCATAAAAAAGGGTGTCACATTAATCTCatacaattaaatataaaaggATTACTTTGCCAATCCGCTGGTAATGGTATTATGGTGAATGAGACTTAGCACCACTTGTTAATCCCTCCGTTCTTGCTGCCCTTTACTCACTGTCATCTAGTTTACCCACAAGGCACTTCTCCAGTAAAAATTCAGCATTCACCCAAGCATGGTGTTTATCTAAAACAGATGGATTAAGGATTGCAGGCTGCAACAATTCTCAATAGGTTAAATTAAAAGGAAGATTCAACTTGCAATCCTCAACAGGTaaagggaagagaaagaaaaaaacgaaATAAAAATACGATCTAAGAGAAGAACAAAAGGAGGAGAaagtataagaataaaatgtaGGACAAGTGGTGCCAccattactttttcttttttttcgatcaaaagaacaaaaacaagtAGTAGCACCATTTGTCCTGAAGCACAACACTAGGCACTGACTTTCTAGGAGTCGGCACAGCTTGGAGATTGTAGCTTCTGCAAATGAAGGATTTCACAAGcaagaaggggaaaaaaggtTCTTTCAGAGAAATCCAAGTGGGGAAAACTAACGACCAAAAACGTTGAATGGAGTAAGATAATCAGCAGTCCAAAAAATCACAACTAGCATTCAGGCAAGACCTGAAGAAACCACTGAAAGGGAGAAAATTCAAGCAAAGGATACTAAATAAGGATGTACAGTCTTTTCCCACTGCCTTCATCAGCATATCAACACCTGAAAAAGGAAATTTGTAAAAAGACAAGCAAATAGTACCACCAACTTACAAGCATACCTATGCAAACATGTATAGATTTTTCGATGGATGCAAAACTGGAGGCATGCGAAGACACCATAAAGTAGCTTTTAGGGGAATATACAACTCCGTGACTCAATAACATTTCATTAATAACACGAGTCGGCTATTTTCAAGATTTCATCATCAAATAATACATGTTAGAGATTGGAGATGCAATATGAGCATCATAAAGATTCAATTGGTTTGAGCACTATAACACAATATTATTTTGGCTTCCTATATTATTCAACCTAGGTCATTGATAAGCTCCGAACACCAACAATGTGCTACTAACTCACCCCACACAACATGCTTGTTGAATAAATGAGAATTTGGTCAATGAAGATATGAAACTTGATAAGACCATTTCCATACCTCCAGGATGAAATCTCATGTATGGAGATATATTGTACACACGACCCTTCAAAGCAGTCCACCTGGAACCTTCTTCCTGATGTTGTCTAACTTCATCCATAGAAATAAGCCTCTCATTTGACTGTCCATTTAATCCTGGAATCAAGTACCTTACAGTCAGTAGCATTATAAGTAACATGGAAGTGTCTCAACTTTCAGTGCCTTACAATAAATTGAACCTGCTTACAAGTTTTGCTGTATAACTAAACAacttcaataataaatattataaaaacgtGTACAGTGTCTCCTCTACTTTATGTAGATATTTCACAATAGGGGCAAACTATATGCATAAGCAACCCCCtgatttagaaaattatatgcATAAGCCACCCTTGGCAAATCCAGTACCATCTAGCTGCAACCATGGGCTTTTTCTAACCAACAGTTTTCACAGTTGCAGACACGACAAAGAGGGAGAGCGCCCCATGTGATTTGTGGAATGGAATAAAAAGATTATGAACCAGAGCGAAGGAATTGCACTTTGTTATGATGTGATCAAGTCTGgaagaccaaaaaaaaagaaaaaatagaaacataactgcataaaaagttaaaaagcatACATGAACATCTCAGAAAAAAAGGTAGAAACCTTTTTAGGAGCAAAACTATGTCTATTAGATGATTTTCAGAAATAAATAGTCTGATTAAAGAACATCGAAAGGGCACAACCcatgagagggaaagagagggagacAATAGGAGATTGTATGATCTATAACAAGTATAATCAAATAAGTGGGCAAAATCTAGAGAAGATTCATGAAAAGGATCGGTGGAAGAaatatgga contains:
- the LOC108983944 gene encoding uncharacterized protein LOC108983944; its protein translation is MEVKITLLLAASFLLLTGPAFAATFLEGYLDNGNFEEEPKPTDIKKTVLKGKYALPKWQLNGFVEYISGGPQPGGMYFAVAHGVHAVRLGNEASISQTIKVKPGALYALTFGASRTCAQDEVLRVLVPPQKGDLPLQTLYSSNGGDTYAFGFIATSNVVTVTFHNPGIQEDPACGPLLDAVAIKELFPPRPTRDNLVKNPGFEEGPYHLVNSSHGVLLPPRQEDLTSPLPGWIIESLKAVKFIDSKHFNVPSGLAAIELVAGRESAIAQILRTVPNKFYNLTFAVGDAKNGCHGSMMIEAFAAKDTLKAPFKSEGKGRFKTASFKFKALSTRTRITFFSSFYHTRSDDFGSLCGPVLDQVRVVPVAHM